Genomic DNA from Triticum dicoccoides isolate Atlit2015 ecotype Zavitan chromosome 4B, WEW_v2.0, whole genome shotgun sequence:
CGTCACATCAAAATTCACTCCACGGTCGTCTGTGTAGCCGACGTAAAGGAAAAGTGTGCAGGGCACTACCTGTTATGTTGGTTGTTATCTGCAAAAAAAAATGTTGGTTGTTCACTCCTTTGAGACCGAGATAATAAACGTGAACGGTTTCAAATCAAATTTAAGAGAAACAAAGCAGGGGGCGGTACACTTGTTGCGAGCACTCTCTTTCCGAAATTTAATTGCCGGATCGGTAGATCTGGATCAGCATTCACCACTCGTCACTTCGCGGGTGTTGCACGATAGAGTAGCAGTAACGGCACGGCACGGGCTCTGCCGGGGTGGCCGCATCCGGGCCACTCGTACAAGGTGCATGTGGCGTTTAGCTGGCGCGCCATTAAGGTTAATCAGGAGGTGACAGGCAGGCGAGCCGGAGTATCTATCCCTCGCTACTAGGTTCCTTTCCCGGCTTTCCCGTCCATCCATCCGTCCAATCGCAGGTATGAATCCCGCTGGGGCTCGGGCGCCCCCGGCCGTCCGATTTCGGCTGTAGCCCACGCGCGCATTGTGCGCCGTGTCACTGTGTGGACGGCGCCGGCCGCGCGGCGGCGTCACCCGTCGATCATGTGGCAGCCCACCACCACGGCCCGGGTGTCACGCGCGCGCCCGCGTCGCTCTCTGGTGGGAGCAGTGCGAGCTCGCTAGTGCGCTGCTCAAAGCCGAGTCTCAGCTCGCAACTACCAACCGGCAACCGCGCCAGCTCCAGTCCGCGCGAGCTATATATGCGCTCCGCGCTCAGCTGTGCAGCTCCACCGCCGTATCGTGTGACTGAGACTGAGAGCAGCACCCAGGTCGACGCCGTCCTCGCCTAGCCGGCAGCTTCTTACAGCGACGCGGTGGGTGGTGAGAGCGATGGACCCGTACAAGTACCTCAACATCCGCTTCAACCCGGACGGCTCGCTCACCCGCAACGGCCAGGCCAAGCTCCTCCCGGCGGCGCCCTCGGGGGAGCCCGTCGCGGTCACCACCGCCGACGGCGGCCCCGCGCGCCGCATTGTCCACTCCAACGACGTCCCGCTCGACGACGCCAAGGGTACGAGCGTGCGCCTCTTCGTGCCGGGCATGGCCGCGGCGCCCCGCAGCGGCAGGCTGCCGCTGATCGTCTACTTCCACGGGGGCGGGTACGTGCTCTTCCGTGCGGCCTCCGAGCCGTTCCACAACAACGCCGCGGTACTGGCCGCCACCGtgcccgccgccgtcgcctccgttGACTACCGCCTCGCGCCCGAGCACCGCCTGCCCGCCGCCTTCGACGACGCCGCCGACGCGGTCAGGTGGGTGCGTTCGTACGCCGCCGAGTCGCCGGGAAGGCCGATCTTCATAATGGGCTGCCACAACGGGGCCAGCATCGCGTTCCGCGCGGCGCTGgcggcggtggacgagggcgtggaGCTGCGGGGGTTGATACTGAACCAGGCGCACCACAGCGGCGTGGAGAGGACGTCGGCGGAGGCGGCGTCGGTGGACGACCGCGTCCTGCCGCTGCCGGCGAACGACCTGCTCTGGGAGCTCGCGCTGCCGCTGGGCGCCGACCGGGACCACGAGTACTGCAACCCGGAGGCCATGCTGGCCGGCGTCGGGGTGGAGCAGCTGCGGAGGCTGCCGCCGTGCCTGGTGCTCGCCCGTAAGAAGGACCCGCCGAGGGACCGGCAGAGGGTGCTGGTGCATGCGCTGCGGAAGGCCGGGGTGGCCGTGGAGGCGCAGATGGACGGCGCCGGGTACCACGCGATGGAGCTGTTCAAGGATAACTGCGCCGCGGAGTTCAAGGCGCAGGTGACGGACTTCGTCCGCCGCCACGCCGACGACGGCGTCGACGTATACGCAGCGAGGAGCAGGCTGTGATCGGTGGATCCAAAAGCGGAGGTTGTTACAACGGCGCTGTCTCATCTAGTACAATTTTTAAACGACTAATATATCAATCATATCTTCTTCACCATGCTATGATTGATCGACTTGGACTGACGGGCTGAGGCTCGGAGTCTACTCCTACGCCGGCAAGTACAATCAGTAGAGTGTCGAGCTACTGGATTGCAGTATTATCCCCACTttttgaatggatttttgtcaCGTTTGTTTTTACCCTTTTTGCGTTATTTATTACTccttccgtaaactaatataagagcatttagattactactttaatgatctaaacgctcttatatttgtttacagagggagtaattttTACCACCTACCGGCGGCAACTTGAGATCGCCACGTGCTTGTTACAATTAGAAAGTTCGTGGAGAAAAAACTCTTATCTTattttcatggctacctcatcccTTCCCTTCTAGTAAACTGTAAGGCATGCTGCTTCTTTTTTTTGCTGAAAAAAAATATATACAACTTTGATCATTAATATATACCAAATCACATATGGATTAAACATGTATAAATGGTATCATCATATTTGTCTTGCAAATTAATTTTGTTTCATATGCCTTCATACCAATTTGTAGACATACAAATGAGTGAAAAATATAGTCAAAATTGAACGATAAAGATCAAAAAAGTCAACCTCATTTGATATTTTGCGAAGGAGGGAGTATTGTGTAGACCTGCTAGTAGAATTTGAAGCACGCGTGCTTTGCTCACTGTTTCTCGGTTGCGAGTGTTTTCACGGGCTATTACAATTAGAGATCAGCACTTTTACATCTAAAAATGAAGAGTCAAACTGAACTGAGTTGATCGATATTTCGGATTTATTAGGTTATGATGTTCGATGGTGTTTTCATCTCTAATTGTTTTTTTCGGGCGTACCATCGCTTTTTATCCTGCATAAATCGGATTGACTATTAGATCATATACATCAAAATGAATCTTGCTTGTCTCTAACTTTTCTACTTTGTTCGCAGGTGTAGGTATGATCCTAGACCCATGTACGATGCATGCCTCACACAACCAAGTTCACTCATGCCTCTCCCTATCAGCATCACTCTTCTTGCACTCGTTTTCTTCTAAAAAACAACTCCAATCCCTTAACTTACTCGCCTCACAACCGTCAGTACTAGGGAGAACTCTATAGGCAGCCACTTAATAGTAGGTGGGGTAAGtgggccgcgctactgctattcagtaGTAGCGCGGGATAAAATACTACGCTACAGGTACAAAGTAGTAGTAGCGGGTACGCTaacaccgcgctactactaagtggtccccACCATGCCCCCGGGGCAGGCCATAGTAGCAGCGCGGGGTATATAACCCGCGCTACAACTAACAAGATAGCAGTAGCGCGAGCTATATACCCCGCACTACTACTGTGGATACGCGGGGCCATCTAGTGGGCTCCACTTAACAGCAGCGCGCCCTGTAGCTCCATGCTACAGCTaatgggcttagcagtagcgcgggccccGTGCCCCGCGCTACTACTTAGCGACCCATATCCTCTCCCTGCCGTTTGTTTCTCActccctcccctccctctttctccctctctcgtcgttgctctggctcctcctccctccctcctccccttcCTCCACTCTGCATGAGGAATACTATGTGCTAGTTTGAAATTTCATGAAGTGTCCACAGGGGAGAAACATTTTGGTATTTGTCATCGATTTTTAATCTTTCAATTATGAACACAACAAATGGATGACGACGATAGGATCCCCGAGTGTGATGATTGTACCGACGATGGGGGTATCTGCAACAATCCTCACTTgaaaaatgatatgtgcttctCCCTCATGTTTAAAGATGGCCTTGAATATTATATAATAGGTAACTTCAGCGGTacatatttcttttttttctttaacaTGTAGTTTCCGCTTTTTATAATCCGACTAGTGCATCCCCTGTTATGCAAGACATTATGTACTAGAGAAGCTCTCTTTCGATGACATGGATAAGCCAGATAAGAGGAATGCTTACCATAAGACGAAACATGGTTTCATTTTTGCTATGATCTATAATCAAGCAAGTCACACATATTGTGATTGTGCAAATTGGAGAGAATTATGCAAGGTTTGCGGATTTGAGGAGGGTATGAGAATAACCTTCGATATTGGCGTTCCTCAATATGATCCAATCACTGGTCCTCAACATGATAAAGACATTTGGGTGGATCTGGACATAATTCTAGTTCTATCTCCATGTGAGTTTATTAAATAAGCTTATTGAATCATCTATATTGCTTATTTAAAAATAGTTGTCATTCACCCCTAACTTAACTTGTTTATTTataattgacaacttattttctatCTTCAAGAAATACACGGAAGATAGTAGACGAGACCTATTACACTACTGGCTCAGAGCTAACTTGAGAGGAGAAGAATTATCTTGTCTCCTTTGTTAATGATGTTCTGTCGTAAAAGCATTTTTGGACCTGGCCGAACTACTATAGGATACGTGGCACTAGTGCACAAGTTGAGTGATGCTAACATTCATAGAAATATCATGGTACTATTTTTCACTAGTTCATATTTTGCAAACATtcttcttaagtaaactacattgctaactatgttACTATTATGTTCTTCAAAAAAAGCTCTCAAATGTTGTTGTGCCTGCGCTGATGGATGTTGAAGGTCGGATGATAATTATTAGCCCTTTGAAGGTCAGCTTCAAATATAGATACTCGACTGAATGCCAACCAGATGGATGCCTCAAAATTGAAGGATGGAGACAAATAGTGAATGAGTGTAGGCCACAATCGGAGACCGATAGATCTCTGTGCTCCATCATGGAGATTGAGGGATTTTTCTGTTTTATTCTATTATCCCtaagagagaggagtaggtcctagtaCTTGTCACGATCTAGGGTAATGACTACTATGTGTCCGGAAGTTATTTACCTAGATGATAACAATTAGCTAGTGGTTaacttatgatgatgatgatgatgatgatgagacattgTTGTATCAATGATGTATGTATACATTGGACTATATAAAATTCTGTATAATTTTTGTATCAGTATAGtataaatatgcagaaaaaaaattAGTGGTGGCGCGGGCTTAATTACCGTGCTGCAACTAGTTAGTaggttagtagtagcgagggtcaaACCCCGCACTCCTACTAATATAAGTAACAACAGTGCGGGGTCGTACCCCGCGGTACTACTAGCAAGTTAGCTGTGGCGCGCTACCGTCATTCTACCCCATACCACCACTATGCTCATCCCTAGTAGTGTTAGATTTATTGCCACAAGGCCTAGCTACAACGCCTCTTCAATATATGCTCAtgtttgtcggatatcgggttccaacaaaacccttaaggttcgaactctggggtgcgcacgaagatctcctcctaccgaatctcgctctcagcctctccgcgatccctaagctaaattgatgaacaacacaagagacacaagatttatacaggttcgggccatcgttgtggtgtaataccctactcttgtgtgtggtggtggtttgcctcttgggccgatgatgaacagtacagaggaagaacagcctcgcgaggagaggtgttcttgtggtggtgtgcgttCTGCTTAGGAAGGATTcgatccccttctactgtggtggccagccctatttatagaggccctggtcccccccccaaatattgagcgggaagggatccaacaacggccattttgaaaggggacaactagtacaagctatcctgactaatggtggtcttcgcctgccaaaggtgctggtgatgacaccgtcttgggctccacggtgccctctgtcctgtcgtcctgctggtcttggtcttgttgcactcatatggaaacctttgcctgatgccttggtactccacgcctgtgcttgccccctttacatcaaagaggaaatgagggcactgcgcgggctggcgcccgcctggtcttgatcgtcatggcttgcatcatgggcacctcacgaggtaccccttgccttgatctctctacttcctcgcgagcctgcctggcgaggccactcctgaggaggccttgtgtcatccgccccgtaaggcttggcccctcgcgagggtcttgagtgttgggttgataaagacgggccgtactgggccactggttgagccacgctgcaggccgcaggcaggcaagtctggggacccctgttcccagaacgccaatagtagcccccgggcccaaggcgcgctcgggcttggcttagcggcgaagccaaaggacaagtgcggagcgccgcgggccccaacagcctgcggcctcgattatcgtgtggcgactgattggacgtgggcgtctccgcttccccatgtcgcCTCGGCAACTGATCCGATTTGACGAGtctctgctgcatgcaaaaagtcatcattacctgcgatcatggaggtcgacGGTCGGCCTCCCCTggactataaatggggaggggcgaaagcccccgttgcccatctcctcTTGCACTacagaaaaaagacacatccgtgacattttgggccgaacgaaacttttttctgtcatacatatgacacttctatgacgataattgtgacaaaatctggtatcatcatagatgtggtgggctcctacttctatgacaaaaaatcatgacagaaaatgggcttttcatcctgggcgggccagagatgcagctgcatgacattctttgggctgtccatgacggaaaacaccgtggtagaagcgagggcggggaaaatttcgaggagttcccggttacggtgggtggtcgggggccgagcgatgtgggtttctctcatacacgtacgcgcgtgtgtgtgaggcgttggctctaactgaacctgagcgaggcattgagctctaactgaacccgagcgattgcactgcaggctacgcgttactgaacccgagcgatcgatcgatgactgttaactgaacccgatcgagcgattccttcactactaactgaagccgatcgatgttgcctctctgGATGAANNNNNNNNNNNNNNNNNNNNNNNNNNNNNNNNNNNNNNNNNNNNNNNNNNNNNNNNNNNNNNNNNNNNNNNNNNNNNNNNNNNNNNNNNNNNNNNNNNNNNNNNNNNNNNNNNNNNNNNNNNNNNNNNNNNNNNNNNNNNNNNNNNNNNNNNNNNNNNNNNNNNNNNNNNNNNNNNNNNNNNNNNNNNNNNNNNNNNNNNNNNNNNNNNNttgcctctggatgaacatggccccgtggtgtggagggctggatgaacaggatgaccccgtggagagctggatgaacagtagatggtggaggggtgtccgtggaggggtggttgaacagtagcgggtggagtagtgtgcggtggaggctggatgaacaggagcccgtggaggctggaggagctcgacggtagcccgtggaggctggaggaggtcgacgagggagatgaacagtatcccgtggagtcccgttttgcggtacgccacacccctcccaatgaataggacccccgtttcgtccgtagcgctccaacacaagtccgttttggccgttttgcgatacgccacacccctcccgatcaacaggaccctctttcgaccgtaggaggtccgtttcctccgttttgcggtacgccagacccgtcccaatgaacaggatcccgtttcgaacatggctggtcgaacacaaggctgtttcctccgttctgcggtacgccaggcctcgtgtccatcgcctgttccgtccaagccggttggctcccacacgttctgtttcctcccgatgaacacgacgcattccgttgcctctccatgaacacgacgcattccgttgcctccccatgaacacgacgacgacgctgtttctccatttcgacctagccatgtacacgagccctggccatacatatgcgcgagtaggcgttcgagaccccgcctgtatgtacgtacgtggtcgtattttctttcttgcaccctggccgttgtacgtacgtgtacatgctacatgcgcgcctctactacgacacatgcgcgcctctacaatgaccaatatgtatgtacacgttcacgaccagaatgacaacgctacgtacacttcgaccaggtgggtcctgactgtcaggcacttccttgcctgcgaagatgtagctggtgggtccaagcagtcaggggggtgaatcgttttttttttgcccggacgcacttccttgcgtgcgaagatgtagctggtgggtcccagcagtcaaggggaaacattttttccgcaaaatacagtggcccgtccgatgggtccccgctgttaggtggaggaataattattttgcccgtaataaggaggcacttccttgctgcggccgtggacccagctgtcagcctctccacatacagtccacgtccgatggaagccgttccttgaccacgttgaccacgccatgccgagagcaccagggcggtggacgacgacgaggcctaggaaggggacgacgcgaagccggggaagacgcgacagtggatgcccacgcgtagaggagtacgagggttcactggtttgctgcggtgtgaggctgtcatcgccacagaataacaggggtgtgggtgagtagagggatgggctggtgtaggatcggaagtatgtctagagggggggtgattagactacttgaccaaataaaaacttatccttatctcaattttagttcttggcagattttagctaacttagcacaagtcaagcaatcttaacacaattcaagcaagcatgcaaagagtatatgagcaacggaaagtaaagcatgcgacttgcaagaatgtaaagggaagggtttggagaattcaaacgcaattggagacacagatgtttttgtcgtggttccgataggtggtgctatcgtacatccacattgatggagacttcaacccacgaaggataacggctacgcgagtccacggagggctccacccaaaaaggttccacgaagaagcaaccttgtctatcccaccatggtcgtcgcccatgaaggacttgcctcacgagcggtagatcttcacgaagtaggcgatctccttgcccttacaaactccttggttcaactccacaatcttgtcggaggctcccaagtgacacctagccaatctaggagacaccactctccaagaagtaataaatggtgtgttgatgatgatctccttgctcttgtgcttcaaatgatagtctccccaacactcaactctccctcacaggatttggatttggtggaaagaagatttgagtggaaagcaacttggggaagtctagagatgaagattcatatggtaggaatgaatatcctggcctcaacacatgagtaggtggttctctctaagaaaatgtaagttggaagtgtaggtttgttctgatggctctctcgatgaatgaagaggaggtggaggggtatatatagcatccacacaaaaactaaccgctacacacaacttgccaatctaagtgggaccaaattgagaaactcggttggaccgattcagcaaatctagtgaccattaggatttttggtgggaccgacatgcaactcagtaggaccgatatggttagggttagggcataacgtaatctcggtgagaccgattacacaaactcgatgggaccgattttggtaataagctaaccagagagttggtcaggtaaactcggtgggactggttcgctcatttcgatgagaccgaaatgttatgaaagggaaatagagagtttacattgcaatctcggtgggaccgatcgctcatctcggtggtaccgaaatgttacgaagggaaacagagagattacaatcccatattggtgagaccgatttgcctagggtttgtggaagtggctatgacatatgaactcgatggcgccggatagaaagaatcggtggggccaagtttgacttttggtttaggtcatatgtggatgtggggaagtagttgagggcttttgagcatatcactaagcactttgagcaagaacctcattaagcaacaccacaTCCCTCctggatagtattggcttttccaatagactcaatgtgatcttggatcaatagtcttgagctttaagcttgagccaatccttttatccttagcattttgaggggtccacttttctcatccatgccatgccattcattgagcttttcctgaaatatttatcttgaaatagtgttagctcaatgaggtatatgttgttaggaattaccaaaaccacctagggatagttgcactttcaatctccccctttttggtaattgatgacaaataGATCAAagtttcgacaaatgataataagattgaaaaacattgtctctttgagaagtatgtgaaatgtgagagctccccctaaatttgtgcatagtttaagatttgctttggactgcaaatgcacaatgagttaggatcatgagttactctcccatgtcacatacatcttgatggagcgctcaaaatgataataattaaaatacatgcactcatcaccaagcaaagtgaatgatcatatagagataaaaggataatgtcatccaacaagcattaatgtagcatatgatcaaacacatgatcatccaagtatcacacaggcataaagtatatcaaacaagcaaacaaagttcaaccaccaaaacaagagagaataaaaaagcaacgctctctttcgaagcctatgatctatagatttttctccccctttggcaacaagttatcaaaaagttcatagaaaatgcatagtactaaatcgactctcaggcttggtcttcagctgGTGGTGTAGAGATAACGCCACGGACAAAAGCATCGattgatgaagttggagctggtggagtaggtgttggagctggtggcactgaagttgtagctggtgcagatgaagttgctcttgtgtctgaagcaggcactgcagctgatctctgagctctgggcacactagcaaatgcatcagtggttgtcttgcccttcctctcctgcatgtcatcttgaagttgctcaacaactgactgtatctcagtgaccttcacatccaagtcatagaacttctgctccatgatcctctccaggctctcctggttttgagtcagggtggccaatcccttctcaattcttagagtggaggcaatcaagtagccaagctaatcttgcttgctcttcaagaaatactaagatgcctcatcaatgattggcatcttggcagccttttcagtccttgccttctccttctttgcttgtgcttgcacagaagatggttcatcttcatccataaccactgtgttgtcctcaaaatctggatagataggcatgtgatccttgtccaataGGTATGTGCCCCACCTTGGAGttaattagctcctggatctgtggggcatacccacaacttctcttctggtaagcagctgtcctcttgatagtttccaatatgaggctcatgaccttgaacttttgaggcacatcaaatatgtgaagcagattgatagcatggcctctgatcatcttgtgatcacctgacttaggcaaaagagtgtgcatgaggatccagttgatggttggcagtcctgacagaaggtaatgtactgatccaaacttgtgtgtttcaacagcagcatctggaatctccttgtacatatgtgccatagagttgtgatccttcttgttcttggcatagacatccaagtcatcctctttctccttaggtgcattgatcagattagcccattcttcaatagttgattggtacctagtaccttcagacatccatactatcctcccatctggatagaagtgtgttgtggagtagaactgcattattagctcatcattccactttgtgagcttctgcccaacaaagtcatccactgcacaagcattgaaactgtcatacacaccaggatagtgctcttcattctccttgatatatttccagtccacccatgtCATGTcaaagacaattggcttcttgtcaagcagcactgtctcatagaaatcatgctgttcctttgtatggaacctctaGTCCACAGCAGTTTTCCTCCTaactgcatagggatcagtcaacctccactgtctgagtcctgcatcctttctcagcttcatat
This window encodes:
- the LOC119290974 gene encoding probable carboxylesterase 8, giving the protein MDPYKYLNIRFNPDGSLTRNGQAKLLPAAPSGEPVAVTTADGGPARRIVHSNDVPLDDAKGTSVRLFVPGMAAAPRSGRLPLIVYFHGGGYVLFRAASEPFHNNAAVLAATVPAAVASVDYRLAPEHRLPAAFDDAADAVRWVRSYAAESPGRPIFIMGCHNGASIAFRAALAAVDEGVELRGLILNQAHHSGVERTSAEAASVDDRVLPLPANDLLWELALPLGADRDHEYCNPEAMLAGVGVEQLRRLPPCLVLARKKDPPRDRQRVLVHALRKAGVAVEAQMDGAGYHAMELFKDNCAAEFKAQVTDFVRRHADDGVDVYAARSRL